The following coding sequences lie in one Brevibacterium marinum genomic window:
- a CDS encoding MFS transporter, whose amino-acid sequence MPTDSALEKRALRKVTLRLIPFIIAMYFTNYLDRTNLGIAGPGGMNEDLAMNATQFGFAAGIFFFGYLIFEVPSNLALHRYGARIWLARILISWGIVAAAMAFVPSHGWLYVLRFLLGVAEAGFFPGIILYLTYWFPSSMRARATALFMLAIPMSSVIGSPLSSWLISSGNSIFENFAGWRFMFVIEGVPAILLGIMCIFYLTDRPRDAKWLTPDERNWLQSRMDAEEEGKAETFHYPVRRSLLQPRVWALSFVYFGMVYGLYAMSFFLPTIISGFQETFGVEYSIVEIGFITAIPYIFGALAMYFWSRHGDKSGERVWHVAIPLFVGGVTIPIALYLSSPFTTMVAVTITCMAICAALPTFWPLPQTFLAGAGAAAGLALINSLGNSAGFFAPYITGGLAQLTGTQNAGMWVVGAAMVGAGIVTLVLKAAPAPDRVDPNLTR is encoded by the coding sequence ATGCCGACCGATTCAGCGCTGGAGAAGCGGGCCCTGAGGAAAGTCACTCTCCGCCTGATCCCATTCATCATCGCGATGTACTTCACCAACTACCTCGACCGCACCAACCTCGGCATTGCGGGCCCGGGCGGCATGAACGAAGACCTCGCGATGAACGCCACCCAGTTCGGGTTCGCGGCCGGCATCTTCTTCTTCGGCTACCTCATCTTCGAGGTGCCGTCGAACCTCGCCCTGCACAGGTACGGCGCACGGATCTGGCTGGCCAGGATCCTCATCAGCTGGGGCATTGTGGCCGCAGCGATGGCGTTCGTGCCCAGTCACGGGTGGCTCTATGTGCTGCGCTTCCTCCTGGGCGTCGCCGAGGCGGGATTCTTCCCCGGCATCATCCTCTACCTCACGTACTGGTTCCCCTCATCCATGCGCGCCCGTGCCACCGCGCTGTTCATGCTCGCGATCCCGATGTCCAGCGTCATCGGCTCGCCGCTGTCCTCGTGGCTGATCTCGAGCGGAAATTCGATCTTCGAGAATTTCGCCGGCTGGCGCTTCATGTTCGTCATCGAAGGCGTGCCCGCAATCCTGCTCGGAATCATGTGCATCTTCTACCTCACCGACCGTCCTCGTGATGCCAAATGGCTGACTCCCGACGAGCGGAACTGGCTGCAGTCGAGGATGGATGCCGAGGAGGAGGGCAAGGCCGAGACCTTCCATTACCCGGTCCGCCGGTCCCTCCTCCAGCCGCGCGTGTGGGCGCTGTCCTTCGTCTACTTCGGTATGGTCTACGGCCTCTACGCGATGAGCTTCTTCCTGCCGACGATCATCTCCGGCTTCCAGGAGACCTTCGGCGTCGAGTACTCGATCGTCGAGATCGGCTTCATCACCGCGATCCCCTACATCTTCGGTGCGCTGGCCATGTACTTCTGGTCCCGCCACGGCGACAAGTCCGGCGAGCGGGTCTGGCACGTCGCGATTCCGCTCTTCGTCGGCGGTGTCACGATCCCGATCGCCCTGTATCTGAGCTCGCCCTTCACCACGATGGTCGCCGTGACCATCACCTGCATGGCCATCTGCGCGGCCCTGCCGACCTTCTGGCCGCTGCCGCAGACCTTCCTGGCCGGTGCCGGAGCCGCCGCGGGTCTCGCCCTGATCAACTCGCTGGGTAACTCCGCCGGGTTCTTCGCCCCCTACATCACCGGTGGCTTGGCCCAGCTCACCGGAACCCAGAACGCAGGCATGTGGGTCGTGGGCGCGGCAATGGTCGGGGCCGGAATCGTCACCCTCGTCCTCAAGGCCGCCCCCGCGCCCGATAGGGTGGACCCGAATCTGACGAGATAG
- a CDS encoding FAD-binding oxidoreductase — protein sequence MTAQNQTTVGPAELDALASRLGDGALTTDPDVIGAHARDEALFCPHEGAIALVRATSATDVQAVVRFAAEHGVPVVPQGARSGISGGANGSPGAILLNVSRMKDVVGVNEAERLVTVQPGIINQDLKDHLAPFGLSYPPDPGSVALSSIGGNIATNAGGLCCVKYGVTRDYVRSLTVVLADGTLTKLGPETAKGVAGLDMRHLFIGSEGTLGIVVEATLRLVPKLPDPFTAVATFPDERSGLQTVADFMAAGGVPSLLEFLDSSSLKMLNEFGDFGLDGDAGSMLIMQVDQIPAESEKVMARFAEVAKACGALDVAYSDDPADSAALVAARRMIQPAYEKFANSHGGGQLLDDVCLPRVAMPEFCDRLKELQESSGLMIALVAHAGDGNTHPSVFFDAGDSAETAKAQEVFGEIMRIGLELGGTITGEHGVGLLKRDWLNNELDEGSKRIQTAVKNALDPQGLLNPGKMLSAL from the coding sequence ATGACAGCACAGAACCAGACCACGGTGGGACCGGCCGAACTCGATGCGCTCGCCTCGCGATTGGGGGACGGCGCACTGACGACGGATCCCGACGTCATCGGCGCCCACGCTCGCGACGAAGCCCTGTTCTGCCCTCACGAAGGGGCGATCGCCCTGGTCAGAGCCACCTCGGCGACAGACGTCCAGGCGGTCGTGCGCTTCGCCGCCGAACACGGTGTTCCCGTGGTTCCTCAGGGTGCGCGCTCGGGGATCTCGGGTGGGGCGAACGGTTCGCCCGGAGCGATTCTGCTCAATGTCTCGCGGATGAAGGACGTCGTCGGCGTCAATGAGGCCGAGCGCCTCGTGACGGTTCAGCCCGGGATCATCAATCAGGACCTCAAGGACCATCTTGCGCCATTCGGACTGTCCTATCCGCCCGACCCCGGATCCGTCGCGCTGTCGTCGATCGGCGGCAACATTGCCACCAACGCGGGCGGCCTGTGCTGTGTGAAATACGGTGTGACCAGGGATTACGTTCGCAGCCTCACGGTGGTTCTGGCAGATGGCACGCTGACGAAGCTGGGTCCGGAGACCGCGAAGGGCGTCGCGGGACTGGATATGCGCCACCTGTTCATCGGCTCCGAGGGCACCTTGGGCATCGTCGTCGAGGCGACCCTGCGTCTGGTCCCGAAGCTGCCGGACCCTTTCACGGCCGTCGCGACGTTCCCCGACGAGCGTTCGGGGCTGCAGACTGTCGCGGACTTCATGGCCGCCGGCGGTGTGCCCAGCCTGCTCGAGTTCCTCGATTCGTCGAGTCTGAAGATGCTCAATGAGTTCGGCGACTTCGGCCTCGACGGAGATGCCGGATCGATGCTCATCATGCAGGTCGATCAGATTCCTGCGGAGTCCGAGAAGGTCATGGCCCGATTTGCCGAGGTGGCGAAGGCCTGCGGTGCCCTCGACGTCGCGTACTCCGACGATCCCGCCGACTCGGCTGCGCTCGTCGCCGCGCGGCGGATGATCCAGCCCGCGTACGAGAAGTTCGCCAACTCGCACGGCGGTGGTCAGCTGCTCGACGATGTGTGCCTGCCGCGGGTGGCGATGCCCGAGTTCTGCGACCGTCTCAAGGAGCTGCAGGAATCGTCGGGTCTGATGATTGCGCTGGTGGCACACGCCGGTGACGGGAATACTCATCCTTCGGTGTTCTTCGACGCCGGTGATTCCGCAGAGACGGCGAAGGCGCAGGAGGTCTTCGGCGAGATCATGCGCATCGGCCTCGAGCTGGGCGGCACCATCACCGGTGAGCACGGGGTCGGCCTCCTGAAGCGCGATTGGCTGAACAACGAACTCGACGAGGGGTCGAAGCGGATCCAGACCGCTGTGAAGAATGCGTTGGATCCCCAGGGGCTCCTCAACCCGGGGAAGATGCTCAGCGCGCTCTGA
- a CDS encoding TetR/AcrR family transcriptional regulator, translating into MTGSSRGRPRSETARSAILEATRALLIEDGYEDMTVSRIAVRAEVGKQTVYRWWKSKAEIVAEAALNGVIPMEAEQPVATDDLVTDVYTLIRNFTEPANERGGSALIRALASASAASETSGAQLWERFAEPTRAAITQRLAAAVDIGDVRDDVELGSVADALIGSLLLRVLSRQPITSADFEALADVILCGISTGSLGQRSTERSEDS; encoded by the coding sequence ATGACCGGATCTTCGAGAGGCCGACCCCGTTCAGAGACCGCGCGATCGGCGATTCTGGAAGCGACGAGGGCGCTGCTCATCGAGGACGGCTACGAGGACATGACCGTGAGCCGAATCGCAGTTCGGGCCGAAGTCGGCAAGCAGACTGTCTATCGGTGGTGGAAGTCGAAGGCCGAAATCGTGGCCGAGGCCGCCCTGAACGGCGTGATCCCCATGGAAGCGGAGCAACCAGTCGCCACCGACGATCTCGTCACCGATGTCTACACGCTGATCAGAAATTTCACTGAACCGGCCAACGAACGCGGCGGCTCAGCACTGATTCGCGCCCTGGCTTCGGCCTCGGCCGCGAGCGAGACATCCGGTGCCCAACTGTGGGAGAGATTCGCCGAACCGACGAGAGCCGCGATCACGCAACGGCTCGCTGCGGCGGTCGACATCGGCGATGTTCGTGACGACGTCGAGCTCGGTTCTGTCGCCGATGCCCTCATCGGGTCACTTCTGCTTCGCGTACTGTCTCGACAACCGATCACTTCAGCGGATTTCGAAGCTCTTGCCGACGTAATCCTCTGCGGTATCAGCACAGGTTCACTCGGGCAACGATCCACCGAGCGTTCCGAGGATTCATAG
- a CDS encoding NmrA/HSCARG family protein produces the protein MNTTKKVIAVAGATGSQGGGAAAAILDDPDSPFTVRALTRNPDSAAAQELSSRGAEVVRADFGDEASLVAAFDGAYGAFLVTNFWAHGSADQESLEIAHLASAASTAGLHHVVWSTLEDTRELLPIEDERMPVLQDRYNVPHFDAKGEGNERFTQAGVPTTFLNTTFFYQGFLDGVEPRRGEDGELTLSIPFEDGKLLAGIDVRDIGRTAYEILRRGEEFIDQTVSIAGDCLTGQEYADIIGDALGEPVRFQPVPYDVFRKFDIPAAEEFGNMFQYYGDFDAQFTGARDLAKVRAINPALKDFRTWAQENVQALRNAV, from the coding sequence TTGAACACCACGAAGAAAGTCATCGCAGTGGCAGGTGCGACGGGCTCACAGGGCGGTGGTGCCGCCGCCGCGATCCTCGATGACCCCGACAGCCCGTTCACTGTTCGAGCACTGACCCGCAATCCTGACTCGGCTGCGGCCCAGGAGCTGTCGTCCCGCGGCGCCGAGGTCGTCCGAGCAGACTTCGGCGACGAGGCGAGCCTCGTCGCCGCGTTCGATGGGGCGTACGGCGCGTTCCTCGTCACGAACTTCTGGGCGCACGGGTCCGCGGATCAGGAGTCCCTCGAGATCGCGCACCTGGCCTCCGCAGCGAGCACCGCTGGGCTACATCATGTGGTCTGGTCGACCCTGGAGGACACGCGCGAGCTGCTGCCGATCGAAGACGAGCGCATGCCCGTACTCCAGGACCGCTACAACGTCCCCCACTTCGATGCGAAGGGTGAAGGCAACGAACGGTTCACCCAAGCGGGCGTTCCCACCACATTCCTTAACACGACGTTCTTCTACCAGGGCTTCCTGGACGGAGTGGAGCCCCGGCGCGGCGAAGACGGTGAGCTCACACTGTCCATCCCCTTTGAAGACGGCAAGCTGCTCGCCGGCATCGACGTCCGCGACATCGGGCGGACCGCCTACGAGATTCTCCGCCGCGGCGAGGAGTTCATCGATCAGACTGTCAGCATCGCAGGGGACTGCCTCACCGGTCAGGAGTACGCCGACATCATTGGCGATGCGTTGGGCGAACCCGTTCGGTTCCAACCCGTCCCCTACGACGTGTTCCGGAAGTTTGACATCCCAGCGGCCGAAGAGTTCGGGAACATGTTCCAATACTACGGCGACTTCGACGCCCAGTTCACCGGCGCGAGGGATCTCGCGAAGGTGCGTGCGATCAACCCGGCGCTGAAGGACTTCCGGACCTGGGCACAGGAGAACGTGCAGGCGCTGCGCAACGCCGTATGA
- a CDS encoding SIP domain-containing protein, translated as MPQAPITAFEATVIDIEDLSPVFRRVTFGGEGLRDFGCSGHPRDLRFKLIIPSAGATKPEFDLLRFLDEQDPESGLSWYQAWLQIDPRVRGEMRTYTVREWRAEACELVVDMVLHTDEQGRSGPAAAWALSAQVGHSLHIIGPSRHAEGPTAGIEFAPADADTILLAGDETAVPAIASILESITNGESIKGAKVQGKAILEVPSAEDVLELDAPAGIEIQWLPRGDADHGQLLEPAVRDAVRAENQVHTDNRVFVESSASVENRAVTENTAVAENRVLAGVGAGAASAGASTSDALSAELDHVNIDEEILWDVPAALTQAAQGSSSKTEKNARPFYAWIAGEAGPVKRLRRYLVQEVGVDRHQIAFMGYWRQGKAEG; from the coding sequence GTGCCACAAGCACCCATCACCGCCTTCGAGGCCACCGTCATCGACATCGAAGACCTCAGCCCCGTTTTCCGCCGCGTCACCTTCGGCGGCGAGGGCCTCAGGGACTTCGGATGCAGCGGCCACCCACGTGACCTGCGGTTCAAGCTCATCATCCCTTCGGCCGGCGCGACGAAACCGGAGTTCGATCTCCTTCGGTTCCTCGACGAGCAGGATCCCGAATCCGGACTGTCCTGGTACCAGGCCTGGTTGCAGATCGATCCGAGGGTCCGCGGCGAGATGCGCACCTATACCGTGCGCGAGTGGCGTGCCGAAGCGTGCGAACTCGTCGTCGACATGGTCCTCCACACCGACGAGCAGGGTCGTTCTGGCCCCGCAGCAGCGTGGGCACTGTCCGCTCAGGTCGGCCACAGTCTGCACATCATCGGACCATCTCGTCACGCAGAGGGGCCCACCGCCGGCATCGAATTCGCTCCCGCGGATGCCGACACGATCCTTCTCGCCGGCGACGAGACCGCCGTACCCGCCATCGCCTCGATCCTCGAGTCGATCACGAACGGCGAGTCGATCAAGGGCGCCAAGGTACAGGGCAAGGCGATTCTCGAAGTTCCGAGCGCCGAGGATGTACTTGAGCTGGACGCTCCCGCTGGGATCGAGATCCAATGGCTTCCTCGCGGTGACGCCGACCATGGACAGCTGCTCGAACCCGCCGTGCGCGACGCCGTCCGCGCCGAGAATCAAGTCCATACCGACAACCGTGTCTTCGTCGAGAGCAGCGCCTCCGTCGAGAACCGGGCCGTCACCGAGAACACCGCCGTCGCCGAGAACCGAGTCCTCGCCGGGGTAGGCGCGGGTGCGGCCAGCGCCGGCGCAAGTACGTCAGATGCACTCTCCGCCGAACTCGACCACGTCAACATCGACGAAGAGATCCTCTGGGACGTACCCGCTGCGCTGACTCAGGCCGCTCAGGGCAGCTCGAGCAAGACCGAAAAGAATGCCCGTCCGTTCTATGCCTGGATCGCCGGTGAGGCCGGGCCCGTCAAGCGACTGCGCCGTTACCTCGTACAGGAAGTCGGAGTCGATCGCCATCAGATCGCATTCATGGGCTACTGGCGTCAGGGCAAGGCCGAGGGGTGA
- a CDS encoding LPXTG cell wall anchor domain-containing protein: MKPNKNKGLRRILGAAGVGALGIALLGPVAPANAADVEEGSFSGGVRNYGAFAGVGLADNMVNVRANIAESTVVADSEGLADYTGTGTGEYAVPATIADDDTARAYSRAAPVGAGAVGLNLNPTNAEANSTTESPSDEADQDFGNLDIPTLGTLEALTGKAQTDWSDGTLTSGGTVANAESTTGDLDLITGLGDVPGLPSDLDTLFPVGEANLGLSTSDVSLNSDGAACDSGLGVESTATWRFADVNLFNGEIGVSWGGETDAAPQGEMIARANGAADGAEVDVTSLPNMSVKVGEADLVVEPGGKLELDQILEEGGMGDLSDLVSGEITYGGITNVEEAADGTHASATMGGLQADLQLASVPVVAPDGLGSMELGFERADVFADISEGGINCADDGDDASSDDSASSDDNGADNASSDDSASSDDNGADNASSDDSASSDDNGADDASSDDSASADDNGADDASSDDSASADDNGADDASSDDSASADDSASADDNGAANAAAGSAANGPDNGAENLPRTGSDATSPMLGAGAILLAAGAGAVYFARRRAAK; encoded by the coding sequence ATGAAGCCAAACAAGAACAAGGGGCTGCGCCGTATCCTCGGTGCAGCAGGAGTCGGTGCCCTCGGCATCGCCCTGCTCGGTCCCGTTGCGCCGGCAAACGCGGCCGATGTGGAGGAAGGTTCCTTCTCCGGCGGTGTGCGTAACTACGGCGCATTTGCCGGCGTCGGGCTGGCAGACAACATGGTCAATGTCCGCGCGAACATCGCAGAGTCAACAGTTGTCGCAGACTCCGAAGGACTCGCTGACTACACGGGAACGGGCACCGGAGAGTACGCCGTTCCCGCCACGATCGCCGATGACGATACTGCTCGGGCATACTCCCGCGCCGCCCCGGTCGGAGCGGGAGCAGTCGGACTGAACCTCAACCCCACCAACGCCGAGGCCAACTCGACCACCGAATCCCCGTCGGATGAAGCCGACCAGGACTTCGGAAACCTCGATATTCCGACACTGGGCACGCTCGAAGCCCTCACCGGAAAAGCCCAGACAGACTGGTCCGATGGAACTCTGACCAGCGGCGGAACGGTGGCAAACGCCGAATCCACCACCGGTGACCTCGATCTCATCACCGGCCTCGGCGATGTTCCGGGTCTGCCCAGCGATCTTGATACGCTCTTCCCTGTCGGCGAAGCGAACCTGGGCCTGAGCACCAGCGACGTGAGCCTCAACAGCGATGGAGCTGCCTGCGATTCCGGTCTCGGTGTCGAAAGCACCGCGACGTGGAGATTCGCAGACGTCAATCTCTTCAATGGGGAGATCGGAGTCTCCTGGGGCGGAGAAACCGACGCCGCACCGCAGGGCGAGATGATTGCCCGTGCAAACGGCGCTGCTGACGGGGCAGAGGTCGACGTCACGTCGCTGCCGAACATGTCGGTCAAGGTCGGCGAAGCCGACCTCGTCGTCGAGCCCGGTGGAAAGCTCGAGCTCGACCAGATCCTCGAAGAGGGTGGCATGGGCGACCTGTCAGACCTCGTGTCGGGTGAAATCACCTATGGCGGCATTACCAACGTCGAAGAAGCCGCTGACGGCACCCACGCCTCGGCGACCATGGGTGGACTGCAGGCTGATCTGCAGCTGGCCTCTGTCCCCGTAGTCGCACCCGACGGCCTCGGCAGCATGGAACTCGGTTTCGAGCGCGCCGATGTATTCGCTGACATCTCCGAAGGCGGCATCAACTGCGCCGACGACGGTGACGACGCTTCCTCAGACGACTCGGCTTCGTCCGACGACAACGGAGCCGACAACGCTTCGTCCGATGACTCGGCTTCGTCCGACGACAACGGAGCCGACAACGCTTCGTCCGATGACTCGGCTTCGTCCGACGACAACGGAGCCGACGACGCTTCGTCCGATGACTCGGCTTCGGCTGATGACAACGGAGCTGACGACGCTTCCTCGGATGACTCGGCTTCGGCTGATGACAACGGAGCTGACGACGCTTCCTCGGACGACTCGGCCTCGGCCGACGACTCCGCTTCGGCTGACGACAACGGAGCTGCGAACGCCGCAGCAGGCAGTGCAGCCAATGGACCCGACAACGGTGCAGAAAACCTGCCCCGTACCGGTTCAGACGCAACATCCCCGATGCTCGGAGCCGGCGCAATCCTGCTGGCAGCCGGTGCAGGCGCAGTTTACTTCGCTCGCCGCCGAGCAGCGAAGTAA
- a CDS encoding HNH endonuclease signature motif containing protein gives MTLTPDRAPENPEEHDSRSGSRRAASGSGADAADGFDGSEGPTLFDQLKGASLDLTGHPLAEKFESLAAVPAGDPDEPNGSGEPVDAGPEADGDRASDAGPLSGTDPFSEAEAFSGAGAAASPVGSDRPVAASAAPGPHPLLSNEEWTDISRFAPEVTNSLTALGDLRDGLRTFDRPMGPEDAIKLIDGLEALGRVNEALSTLALAVCERVGTPTDYGAKTTKALIQDRLNLSSREANRRTDMAKNLGGRVTLTGEAQPPMYPKVADAFNRGGLSADQATVIKDCLKKLPIWVSQADRDYAESTLVEKAPSVRVFDLRAIFARILAHIDPDGKQPIDPTDRSSYKIGMHARENGDWEIAGLLDPITGGQLNGLLTARTKIAKNNGSNANANANADANVNADVDAEADSGVLEDGTLVDMSGQKLTAQEWIYERFATLIGRIDMTRTGQGAQYALVVTAKAEDLANGTGFGTTGSENPVPIEELARNGLNGAVFFELISEKAKTMQVATENRYANAKQIAVLTARDKGCTFPGCDAPPGWCDAHHIVEWAQGGKTDINNMMLSCSAHHHLLDRSDWETVMLKDGRPVWVPPASIDPARRPILHARFVAQDAIDDLFGE, from the coding sequence ATGACTCTCACCCCCGACCGCGCACCCGAGAACCCGGAAGAGCACGACTCGCGCTCCGGTTCTCGTCGTGCCGCGTCAGGCTCGGGTGCGGACGCAGCCGATGGCTTCGATGGCTCTGAGGGCCCCACGTTGTTCGATCAGCTCAAAGGTGCCAGCCTCGACCTCACCGGTCATCCCCTCGCCGAGAAGTTCGAATCCCTCGCGGCCGTGCCCGCTGGTGATCCTGATGAGCCGAACGGCAGCGGTGAGCCTGTGGACGCCGGCCCCGAGGCCGATGGAGATCGCGCCTCGGACGCAGGGCCCTTATCGGGAACAGACCCCTTCTCGGAAGCAGAAGCCTTCTCGGGAGCAGGGGCTGCTGCTTCACCGGTCGGTTCCGATCGTCCTGTTGCCGCTTCCGCCGCTCCCGGCCCTCACCCGTTGCTGTCGAACGAAGAATGGACCGACATCTCACGATTCGCTCCTGAAGTCACGAACAGTCTCACTGCCCTCGGCGATCTTCGGGACGGGTTGCGCACATTCGACCGCCCGATGGGTCCCGAGGACGCTATCAAGCTCATCGATGGGCTCGAAGCCCTCGGTCGAGTCAATGAGGCTCTGTCCACCTTGGCATTGGCGGTGTGTGAACGGGTCGGTACGCCGACCGATTACGGTGCCAAGACGACGAAGGCCCTCATCCAGGACCGGCTCAATCTCAGCAGCCGTGAAGCGAACCGCCGCACCGATATGGCCAAGAACCTTGGTGGAAGAGTCACTCTCACCGGCGAGGCGCAGCCACCCATGTACCCGAAGGTCGCGGATGCGTTCAACAGAGGTGGGCTCTCGGCCGACCAAGCCACCGTCATCAAAGACTGCCTGAAGAAGCTGCCCATATGGGTCAGCCAGGCAGACCGTGATTACGCCGAATCGACTCTCGTTGAGAAGGCGCCGAGCGTGAGAGTCTTCGATCTGCGCGCCATCTTCGCTCGCATCCTGGCTCATATCGATCCCGACGGCAAACAGCCGATCGACCCCACGGACCGCTCCTCGTACAAAATCGGTATGCATGCTCGCGAGAACGGCGATTGGGAGATCGCGGGCCTGCTCGACCCGATCACCGGCGGTCAGCTCAACGGACTGCTGACGGCGAGAACCAAGATCGCAAAGAACAATGGCTCCAACGCCAACGCCAACGCCAACGCCGACGCCAACGTCAACGCTGATGTGGATGCGGAGGCCGATTCCGGAGTTCTCGAAGACGGAACTCTCGTCGACATGTCGGGGCAGAAGCTGACAGCTCAGGAATGGATCTACGAGCGATTCGCCACCTTGATCGGCCGAATCGACATGACGCGCACCGGCCAAGGTGCCCAATATGCGTTGGTTGTCACCGCGAAGGCCGAAGACCTTGCGAATGGGACCGGATTCGGCACAACTGGAAGTGAGAATCCGGTACCCATCGAGGAGCTCGCGCGCAACGGACTGAATGGGGCCGTGTTCTTCGAACTCATCTCTGAAAAGGCCAAGACGATGCAGGTGGCCACCGAGAATCGCTACGCGAACGCAAAGCAGATCGCGGTTCTCACCGCTCGAGACAAGGGATGTACCTTCCCGGGATGTGATGCTCCGCCGGGGTGGTGCGATGCCCATCATATTGTCGAATGGGCGCAGGGAGGCAAAACCGATATCAACAATATGATGCTCAGCTGCTCCGCCCATCACCACCTATTGGACAGATCTGACTGGGAGACTGTGATGCTCAAGGACGGAAGGCCCGTTTGGGTGCCTCCTGCGTCGATCGACCCGGCCCGGCGACCGATACTGCATGCGAGATTCGTAGCCCAAGACGCCATCGACGATCTCTTCGGCGAGTGA
- a CDS encoding ABC transporter substrate-binding protein — MHRRQLLALSVLAPFALAACGNPETEATSTTGTKGFSYTPDGYDGVTIELDHPAERIAMDFYSAAALAPYGIKPVAVYGFGQNESPGKSFDQTGVEVVGTDMELNLEELAATDPDIIVAYGNERGDGWTWWEDKLSDQVATLVPFVPVKLDGGTPDDMFAQYAAIAQALGKDTETGKISEQRNDFDAARQRIRDIADEKDGLTVLLANFSREIIYTAKELGVAQMLTEDGLHLVGPDSGADTSWAEVSWEKISDYPADVMLIHDASADFEDNPVFKSLLPVKHDQLGTWDDKRAYTYDGYTQWLGELADVLESARDLRRG, encoded by the coding sequence ATGCATCGTCGTCAACTTCTCGCATTGTCCGTCCTTGCCCCATTCGCCCTTGCCGCATGCGGAAACCCGGAGACCGAAGCCACCTCGACGACCGGTACGAAGGGGTTCTCCTACACCCCGGACGGTTACGACGGCGTCACCATCGAACTCGATCACCCGGCCGAGCGGATTGCGATGGACTTCTACTCAGCTGCAGCGCTCGCCCCCTACGGAATCAAGCCGGTGGCCGTCTACGGCTTCGGGCAGAATGAGTCCCCAGGGAAGTCGTTCGATCAGACCGGCGTCGAGGTTGTCGGCACCGATATGGAACTGAATCTCGAGGAGCTCGCGGCAACGGATCCCGACATCATCGTCGCCTACGGCAACGAGCGGGGCGACGGATGGACATGGTGGGAGGACAAGCTCAGCGACCAAGTGGCCACGCTCGTTCCATTTGTGCCGGTCAAGCTCGACGGAGGAACGCCGGACGACATGTTCGCCCAGTACGCCGCGATCGCGCAGGCCCTTGGCAAGGACACGGAGACGGGCAAGATCTCAGAACAGCGCAACGACTTCGACGCCGCTCGCCAGAGAATCCGTGACATTGCAGATGAAAAGGATGGGCTGACGGTGCTCCTCGCGAACTTCAGTCGCGAGATCATCTATACCGCCAAGGAACTCGGTGTTGCGCAGATGCTCACCGAGGACGGGCTCCACCTCGTCGGGCCCGATTCGGGCGCTGACACCAGCTGGGCAGAGGTCTCCTGGGAGAAGATCAGCGATTATCCGGCTGACGTCATGCTCATCCACGATGCCTCGGCCGACTTCGAGGACAACCCCGTCTTCAAGAGCCTGCTTCCGGTCAAACACGATCAGCTCGGCACCTGGGACGACAAACGTGCCTACACCTATGATGGGTACACGCAGTGGCTCGGCGAGCTCGCGGACGTTCTGGAAAGCGCGCGGGATCTTCGGAGGGGCTGA
- a CDS encoding DMT family transporter — translation MRDAGGYYTPGPMSLLRMGAAAAVLSAWMLFRRPKFPTSRMTWLIMLIWGIAWFAGYTVVLNAAERSIDAGTAAMIVNIGPLLVAVFAGLLLGEGLPGRLLVGIVVSMVGIGMITIASFTGVFTIGGMLLSLTAAILYVACVVLQKRFLSRDDSVTVTWGGILAGTLACLAFAPGLIAEVSHAPVEITVQVIYLGMVPTALAFNLWGYAIRFLPAGVLSSSGLLVPAIVVVLAWLLLGEVPPPLAALGGVLCLVGAGFTIIPQMLGSSAKRTAAK, via the coding sequence ATCCGCGATGCGGGCGGCTACTACACCCCTGGGCCGATGTCGCTGCTGCGCATGGGCGCTGCGGCGGCCGTCCTGTCTGCTTGGATGCTCTTTCGCAGGCCGAAGTTCCCGACTTCGAGAATGACGTGGCTGATCATGCTCATCTGGGGAATCGCCTGGTTCGCCGGCTATACGGTCGTCCTCAACGCGGCCGAGCGGTCCATTGATGCGGGAACAGCCGCAATGATCGTCAACATCGGCCCGCTCCTCGTCGCCGTCTTCGCAGGGCTTCTTCTCGGCGAGGGCCTGCCGGGCAGGCTTCTCGTCGGCATAGTGGTTTCGATGGTCGGGATCGGGATGATCACGATCGCAAGCTTCACCGGGGTATTCACCATCGGCGGCATGCTTCTCAGCCTCACTGCGGCGATTCTCTACGTAGCGTGTGTGGTGTTGCAGAAGCGCTTCTTGTCCCGCGATGACTCTGTGACCGTGACCTGGGGAGGTATCCTCGCCGGAACTCTGGCCTGCCTCGCTTTCGCTCCCGGATTGATCGCCGAGGTGTCCCATGCCCCCGTCGAAATCACCGTCCAGGTCATCTACCTTGGGATGGTGCCCACAGCGCTTGCGTTCAATTTGTGGGGATACGCGATTCGGTTCCTGCCCGCTGGAGTGCTCAGCTCCTCGGGCCTGCTCGTCCCAGCGATCGTCGTCGTTCTCGCCTGGCTCCTCCTTGGTGAAGTTCCGCCACCACTGGCAGCGTTGGGTGGAGTCCTCTGCCTCGTCGGCGCGGGCTTCACCATCATCCCGCAGATGCTCGGTTCTTCAGCCAAGCGAACTGCTGCGAAATGA